In one window of Bacillota bacterium DNA:
- the secG gene encoding preprotein translocase subunit SecG: MVGVREVHTVLMVLFVIACLGLIVLVLLQSGKSAGLSIGAGAETFLGKKKGLNEKLAVWTRYIAAAFMVLALLLAIF; encoded by the coding sequence ATGGTGGGGGTGAGGGAAGTGCATACAGTGCTCATGGTCCTCTTTGTTATTGCTTGCCTGGGCCTTATTGTGTTGGTTTTGTTGCAGTCAGGCAAAAGTGCCGGACTTTCCATTGGTGCCGGGGCGGAGACTTTTCTAGGCAAGAAAAAAGGACTAAATGAGAAGCTTGCTGTTTGGACTAGGTACATTGCGGCAGCGTTTATGGTGTTAGCACTGCTTCTGGCGATTTTTTAA